AACAGCAGCAGGATGTCGTCGATGCTCGCGTGGCCCTTGCCCATCATCTCGCCGAAGGCCACCGCCGCCGACCAGAACACCGTGCCGCCGATGGCGAACAGCGCCAGGTAGTGGAAGCCCTCCACCAGAAGATTGCCCAGGGATTCGGCACAGCCGTGCATCCGTTCACGCAGGCGCTCGGCCCAGTCCAGTTTCATTCGTCGGTTCTCCGCGTCTCAAAGGATTCCTGGCGTAAAGCCTGCAAGCACTACGCCATTGATCTTGCGCAGTCATGGCACAGCCTCGCTGCGGCAACATGACGGCGAACTTTTCCGGTGGCCCTCCGGTCAATCCAGAGGCACGCCCCACAACAGGCAGGACCGATTCATGGAAAGTCCCTTTCAGGTACTGACCGACGCCTTCCAGCAGCAGTACCGCGTCAACTTCAGCGTCGAACGTCCCGACGGCAGCATCGCCCTCACCCTTTCCACCGAGAAAGGTGTCGCCGCGCGCCGCCTGATCCGCAGCAGCCAGTTGCAGGACCCGGAACAGTTGCAACGCTTCATCCAGAGCATCCGTTTTGGCATCGCCATAGAACAGGGTCGCCTGGCGCCACAGCTGCTGGCCTCGATGACGCGGGGCGGCGACGGCCTGCCTATCGCTTCCTAAGCCCAATTCCCACCTTCTGAAATTTCTGACTGACGGCGCCTCGCGCCGGTCACGTCGGAACAGCTGCGCGCGCCAACAGAGCGCGCGCACTGCTTTGGGCCACAACTGAATCCGACCGAATACCGGCATGCCATGTCCCTGCGTCCAGGCTTCTGACGAATGGTTCGCGCAACGGTAGTAGCATTGCGCAACTATTTTACTGTATAAACAAACAGTAATTTCCACTCCCCCAACAAGAGAAGGCTTACGAGGTGATGAATGG
This Pseudomonas sp. ATCC 13867 DNA region includes the following protein-coding sequences:
- a CDS encoding DUF3509 domain-containing protein; amino-acid sequence: MESPFQVLTDAFQQQYRVNFSVERPDGSIALTLSTEKGVAARRLIRSSQLQDPEQLQRFIQSIRFGIAIEQGRLAPQLLASMTRGGDGLPIAS